From Triticum aestivum cultivar Chinese Spring chromosome 7B, IWGSC CS RefSeq v2.1, whole genome shotgun sequence:
CGGCAAATTTCTGTTTGCCGAAGAGGTGTACGCCGGGTGTCTTTTGCCGAGGGTGACactcggcaaagactttgccggcGGTTTTCGGCCCTTTCCCGAGTGTTTTTGGCACTCGGTATACATCAGAATTCCAGTAGTGACACCCTATGAATCTATATTCACCACGATCATTATTATGAAGTCGTGAAATTTCGACTAACAAAAATCTACACTCATAAGCCTAAGCTGAAACTAGTTGCGTAAAGTATCAGTATTTTTCTAATATTTGCAGATAACCCCGACAACCTGTGTAACAGAATTAGTGGCGGGAAGAAAGCTAAGCTAACAGACGGGAAGGATAAGCAAGCAGTCCATGGCCACAGGAGTCGGAAGCCATCAGCGCACCAGCCATGCAACAACCGCAGCTGCAGCCCCGCCTCCGCGCGCGCGCTTTCCTCCACGCCACCGTCAAGCTCAGCCcgaggaggaacccgttcctcctgcgCCGTCCCGCCGCGTCCGCCGGCGGCGCCGTCGCGGGCGTCCAGCTGACTGTGTCGGACTCCGAGCTGTCGTCCCGGGGCTTCGCGGTGCGGCGCACCGCGGAGGGCCTTGACGTGGCGGCGCTGAACGAGGTGTTCGCGCGCGTGGGGTTCCCTCGGCGGCAGGAGGAGCGGCTCCGGCGCGCGCTGGAGCACAGCGAGGTGGCGTGGCTGGCGTCGGAGGCGACGGGGCGCCCCGTGGCGTTCGCGCGCGCGGCCGGCGACGGGGTGTTCAACGCGGTGGTGTGGGACGTGGTGGTGGAGCCGTCGTGCCAGGGCCTCGGGCTCGGCCGCGCCGTCATGGAGCGCCTCGTGGCGGAGCTCCGGCGCAAGGGCGTCGGCAACATCGTGCTCTACGCGGAGCCCAGGGTGGTCGGGTTCTACCGCCCGCTGGGATTCGCCATGGACCCCGACGGCATCCGGGGCATGGCATACTACCGCAGCAAGCAAAACCAGAAGCAACAGTGATCTATACTGCCATCATCATTCATCCATGCATCTCTGCTTtgcatttctttctttctttctttctttctttttcgttTG
This genomic window contains:
- the LOC123162459 gene encoding serotonin N-acetyltransferase 2, chloroplastic, which gives rise to MQQPQLQPRLRARAFLHATVKLSPRRNPFLLRRPAASAGGAVAGVQLTVSDSELSSRGFAVRRTAEGLDVAALNEVFARVGFPRRQEERLRRALEHSEVAWLASEATGRPVAFARAAGDGVFNAVVWDVVVEPSCQGLGLGRAVMERLVAELRRKGVGNIVLYAEPRVVGFYRPLGFAMDPDGIRGMAYYRSKQNQKQQ